The genomic segment GGTAGAACATTTTGTTGTGGACTATGAGTATTTGGTTAATCCTCCGATTGAGGATTATGGGCAATGGGTGGTAATACCAAAGGATGGGGATTATACCCCAATTCATACAAAAATAAATTCTCTCTTGCAGTAGAGAGAAGCGGGATGAGTTGGTTTTTTGTAGTAGCGACCCTTGTGGTCGCCAATTCCATCTTTTGTAGTTGCGGCATCATAAACCGCCAATGAATTAGAGAAAGGAGATTTTCTGTGAGGCAATATCTAGATGTAATGCAAAGGATTTTGGATGAGGGGGTTAGGAAAGGAGATAGAACGGGAACAGGAACTTTGTCAATCTTTGCCCCGCAAATGCGTTTTGATTTGTCAGACGGTTTTCCTCTTGTAACTACCAAGAGAGTTAATTTAAGAGCGATTATTTTTGAGCTTTTGTGGTTTTTACAAGGAAGTACCAATGTCAAAACTCTTCAAGAGAGAGGAGTCCATATTTGGGATGAGTGGGCGGATGAGAGAGGGGAACTAGGTCCTGTTTATGGGTATCAATGGCGTTCGTGGTCCTGCCCTAATGGGGAAAGTGTGGATCAAATATCATCTGTGGTAAATGCTATTAGGACCAACCCAGATTCCCGTCGCTTGGTTGTTAGCGCGTGGAATGTTGCGGAAATTGACAAAATGGCTCTGCCTCCTTGCCACACTCTGTTTCAGTTTTATGTGGCAGATAGAAAATTGTCTTGCGTTTTGCATCAACGTTCCGCAGACTGGTTTTTGGGAGTGCCGTTTAATATTGCTTCATATTCGTTGTTAACAATGCTGATGGCGCAAGTATGCAATCTTGGTTTGGGAGAGTTTGTTCACAATTTTGGAGACGCGCATTTGTATTCAAACCACTTGGACCAAGCGTGTTTGCAACTGACGAGAGTCCCTCGCCCGTTGCCTGTAATGGCGCTTAATTCAGATGTTATGGACATTTTTGGATTTAAGTATGAGGACTTTGATTTGAGAGGTTATGATCCTTATCCCGCAATTCGCGCTCCGATTGCGGTATAGGCAAAATTCGCCTTGGTTTTTTCTTTTGAGAAAGCCAAGGCGAAACCATCTAACACCGGGTGTTGGATATTTATGACATTTGTGCTATAAAAGTAATAATGCCCTATCGTCGTTTCCCCCATCAAAAAGATGGGATATATCATATCTATAACCGTAGTATTGCGAACCAGCCAGTTTTTGTTAATTTTTCTAATTTCCAAAGATGTTTGGATACAATTAATTATTATCGTTTCCATAAACCTAAAATGAGCTACTCTTGTTTTTCTAAACTAACCCTTGTCAACAGAAAGAGATTTTTGGAGGAGTTAAATATTTTAGGGAACAAACAAGTTGAGATATACGCCTTTTGTTTAATGCCCACACATTTCCATTTATTACTTCGTGAAGTGAGGGATAACGGGATATCGGATTTTATGCGTATTTTTCAAAATAGTTACGCAAAATACTTTAATAAAAAAACGGGACGCTTTGGCGCGGTGTTTCAAAGTATGTATAAATCCGAAACTATTTATGATAATAACAGTATTGTTAATGTTATTAAGTATATTCATAATAATCCTAAATCTTTAAATTATATTAGGACGGAGAAGGATTTAAAAAATTATTTGTGGGGTTCTTTGCCAGATTATTTAAATTCAAGAAAGTCCAGTTTTATTGCAAAGGACAGCGTATTAGCTTCTTTGGAAGGTGTTTTTGAGGATATTGCGAAGAATAAATGGTTCTATTGACATAAATATCTAACACCCGGTGTTAGATATCTGGATTATGAGGTGTTTTCCAATGATCCTTTTGTTCTAATCTCTTCTTAATTGTTTTTCTAACACAGTCTTCAAAATTTATATTTTGGGTATTACAGAAAGCGAGTATGAGATTAAGAAGATCTCCAATTTCCTCAGGTATTGGGTCAGTTTTTTTTAAGGATTTCCTATAGCCAGGATGTTCTGCCAACCAACGTCCCGCTAATTCCCCTAGCTCCTCAACCATAGCTATGATTAACAATGTGGGTTCTGTTTTCCACTCATTATGTTTGTATAATTCCTTAACCTCTTGTTGTATTTTAGGATAAGTTTTTTTAGACATAGAGATATCTTTTGAATGTCTATTAGAGAAGGACTTATTTAACACCCGATGTTGGATTGTCCGCGCATTGTGAGGCCGGAGAGGATCGAACTCTCGACATCCTGCTTAAAAGGCAGGCGCTCTACCACTGAGCTACGGCCCCAATTTAATTTAGTCCTAAGTTTATTTTAACAAGCAATATTCAGCTCATTCTGCTCCGCCGTCGCTCACGCTTTGGCGGACTAATTCGCGTAAGCTCAAACTTCGCAAGCTCGTTCTCGCTAACCGCTCATTGAGCACTGATATACGGCCCCAATTATTTTACCTATGTGATTTTACCAATAAAAAGTTTATTTGAAAAGCTGTAAAATTTGACTTTTGCCCTCGAAAGATTTATCGTTTGTGGATTATGGATATTAGGAATGTTGCTATTATTGCGCATGTTGACCACGGAAAGACCACTCTTGTAGATGGTCTTTTAAAGCAATCCAAAACTTTTAGGGAAAACGAAGCCGAAATGAACCAGACTTTAATATTGGATTCAAACGACCAAGAACGGGAACGGGGTATTACCATTTTAGCCAAAAATACCGCTATAATTTATAAAAACACTAAAATAAATATAGTAGATACTCCGGGACATGCGGATTTTAGCGGCGAAGTGGAACGGACTTTAAATATGGCG from the Patescibacteria group bacterium genome contains:
- a CDS encoding transposase translates to MSYSCFSKLTLVNRKRFLEELNILGNKQVEIYAFCLMPTHFHLLLREVRDNGISDFMRIFQNSYAKYFNKKTGRFGAVFQSMYKSETIYDNNSIVNVIKYIHNNPKSLNYIRTEKDLKNYLWGSLPDYLNSRKSSFIAKDSVLASLEGVFEDIAKNKWFY
- a CDS encoding thymidylate synthase; this encodes MRQYLDVMQRILDEGVRKGDRTGTGTLSIFAPQMRFDLSDGFPLVTTKRVNLRAIIFELLWFLQGSTNVKTLQERGVHIWDEWADERGELGPVYGYQWRSWSCPNGESVDQISSVVNAIRTNPDSRRLVVSAWNVAEIDKMALPPCHTLFQFYVADRKLSCVLHQRSADWFLGVPFNIASYSLLTMLMAQVCNLGLGEFVHNFGDAHLYSNHLDQACLQLTRVPRPLPVMALNSDVMDIFGFKYEDFDLRGYDPYPAIRAPIAV